The genomic interval GTAACCCTTATCCAACAAATCCTATCTGGGAAAATGTAGTTATAAGTTCAATAGAAGCAGCCTTTGAGGATCCGCGATTTTTGCCTCTTAAAGATGAAGGAGAACTTTCAAAATTAACATTAGAAATAACAATTTTAACAGAACCGGAACTTTTAAAGGTCCCACCAGAGGAATATAAAAAGTATATAAAAATTGGAAAAACAGGGTTAATGGTCAGAAAGGGTTTATGGAAGGGACTACTTCTTCCACAAGTGGCAGTGGAATACGGATTTGATGAAGAAAGATTTCTATCTGAGACCTGTTTAAAAGCAGGTATTAATCCTAATGACTGGAAAAAAAAGGAAACAGAAGTTTATGTTTTTGAGGGATTAAAAATAAAAGAATTATCACCAATGGGT from candidate division WOR-3 bacterium carries:
- a CDS encoding TIGR00296 family protein; protein product: MKNLKNLKIGKEDAKKLIDLARNAIKSHLKGEELKVEEELKEKFSKKMGVFTTLYTYPEKYLRGCIGNPYPTNPIWENVVISSIEAAFEDPRFLPLKDEGELSKLTLEITILTEPELLKVPPEEYKKYIKIGKTGLMVRKGLWKGLLLPQVAVEYGFDEERFLSETCLKAGINPNDWKKKETEVYVFEGLKIKELSPMGEVKVEE